The DNA window GTCGAATCATATCACGAATGTCCCGTACTATATCTAAATAACGTTTCGATTGATTCATGATGGTTCCTCAGTTCCCATTTTTTTGAAAGTGGTCTGGCCACTCATATCCTTTACCTTACAAAAAAAATACTGTTACGTAAAGAAAAAACTGCTTTTCTTTGAGAAAAGCAGTCAAGTTTCTATTGTTTTACAGATAATAGCCGTTTTCTGATTACGATTTTCGACTATACCTTGAATTTCGAGTACAGCATGGAGTTCCAAAAGAGGAGTGTATTTAGCGTATTCCACTGGAAACAACGTAACGGAAGCTGGACCCGTATCGTCCATTAAAGTGACAAATGCCATAGCATCTCCTTTTTTTGTACGAATCCGTTTGACATCTTCTACCATACCTAAAACCGTTACCGATTCCCTATCCCGTTTGTTTTTCAGCGATTTCAGATCTTGATAGGTTTTTTGACGATTTTCTTTCTCACGTTCAATCGGATGCTTCGACAAGTAAAAACCAAGAACTTCTTTTTCATAGTCAAGCTTTAGCGTTTCAGGCATATCTGTAGCCTTCGTGTATTTCGGTTTCATGAAGCTAGAGCCCATATCATCAAACAAGCCAGGATCTTCTGTTGGCTTAACGAGTTCAGCATGCTTAATGGCACTATCAAGCGACGCCAGTAACACTCCACGGTCATAACCAAATTCATCCAGAGCACCTGCTTTAATGAGTGGCTCAAATGATTTACGGTTAAAATGCAAAGCCGAAATACGTTCGGCAATATTAAACAAACTACTAAACGGTCCACTTTCTCTAGCAGCCAGTAACGCTTTAATAGTCGTACCTGGAACTCCTTTTACTACATTCAAACCGATTCGTATTTCGCCAGCTTCTACAGAAAACGAATGACGACTTTTTTGAATAGATGGTGACAACAACGGGATGTTCTTTTCTTTGATTTCTTGCATTAATTGTTTTGTTTTATCGACATTACCCGCACTGTTGGTCAACATTCCGGTATAGAAATAGACTGGATAATGGGTTTTCATATAGCTTAGTTGATAAGAAATTATGCTATAAGCAACCGCATGACTTTTTGGAAAACCGTAATCGGCAAAACGAACAATCAAATCATAAACTTCTGCCGCTTCTGCTTCTGTAAAATTTTTGGCTTTTGCCCCTCGGACAAAGTGTGCACGCTGTTCATCTAGAATTTCTCTTTTTTTCTTACTGACAGCGCGACGTAATAGATCGGCTTGTCCAAGAGAAAATCCAGCCATTTTCGCGGCAATGTGCATAATCTGTTCTTGGTAGACGATGACGCCGTATGTTTCGCTCAAAATTGGTTCAAGAATCGGATGAACGTATTTAACAGATTCCTGTCCGTGTTTCCGTCTCGCATATAGAGGGATAAATTCCATTGGACCTGGTCGGAACAAGGCATTGACAGCAACAATATCACCAAAAGCCGTTGGTTTGATTTGTTGTAGCGCACGCCGCATGCCGTCAGACTCTAATTGGAAAATGCCAGTCGTATCGCCCTTGGCCAGCAGTTGATAGGTTTTAGCGTCTTCTAGTGGAAGGCTTCTATAATCGATTCGCTTTTTGGTATCCCAATAAACCAAGTTACGGATTTGTTCTAATATGGTTAAATTACGCAAACCAAGAAAATCCATTTTCAACAAACCGATGGCTTCGAGTTCTTGCATTGGCCATTGCGTCAAATAGATTCCTTCATGACCTTTTTCAATGGGCACGTGGTCCACTAGAGGCGTCGGGCTTAAAATCACACCTGCTGCATGTGTCGAAGCATGGCGTGGCAGGCCTTCTAATTTTAACGCGGTTTTAAACCAAGATTTGCGTTCTTCTTTTTCAATAATCCAATCGTTAAATGCAGTAGACTCTTTAAGAGCTGAACGCAATGTCGTTCCTGGACGATTTGGAATCATTTTTGAAATGGCTTCGAGTTCTTCTGCTTCAAAACCAAACACACGGGCAGTATCACGTGCAACGGCTTTCGCTGATAAGGTGCCGAATGTAATAATCTGCGCCGTGCGAATGGCACCGTATTTTTTCGCTACATAGTCGACCACTTCGTGGCGCCTGTGATCAGCAAAATCGATATCAATGTCTGGCAGCGTAACTCGCTCTGGATTCAAGAAACGTTCAAATAACAACCCATGTTCAATCGGATCAACATCGGTAATTTTCAGCGAATACGCAACAAGTGAACTTGCCGAAGAGCCACGTCCAGGACCTGTTAAAATATCTTGATCTCTGGCATATTTCATAAAATCTGCAACAATCAAGAAATAATCGATAAAGCCCATCTTAGCGATGACCGATAATTCGTAGTCTAAACGCTGCTGATAAATTTCTGAAAATCCGACTTTCCGTTCAGCTAACCCCAATTTGCATAGCTCCGCAATAAAAGTCGCTTTGTCAACTTTTTCATCCACAGGAAAAACCGGCAGCAATTGCTGATTCATTGGAATTGTTACGTGACAACTTGCCATCAGTTCTGTTGTACGCAAGAGCCATTCCGGATGATCTACAAACCAAGATTCCAATTCTTTAGGGCTTGGAATATAGGCACTCGTGTGCTCCGGTTCATGCCTTTGCGGATCGTTCATCTTTAGCCCTTGACCAATCGCAGATGCCACTTCATAAGCAAATGCATCTTGCTCACGCAAATAACGACTTTCGTGTGTTGCGATAATGGGTAATTGGATGGTGTCGCACAATTCAATAAACGTCGACTCGTATTGAGACTTAACACCACCTGGACGTTCAAGACTTCCAAAAGCGCAAACACCAAACAAGTCTTTTACAAATTGGAAAACCTGACTTCGATCAGCTAATAGCCACTCTGCTTTGTTTGGAATGACACAAATCAAGCCTTCTTTATAAGCTTTTAACCATTGTTCAGGTATTGCCTCTTTGTCTCTCGTCGAAAGAGCACTGGAGATTTTCAGTAAGTTGCCATAACCTTTATTGGTCTGGGCATACAAAATGATTGGATAATGCTGCTCTTCGTATTCGATAAAAACTGATAAACCAATTACTCCGTGAATATCTGCACGACGACATTCTTCCCAAAACGGTAAAATGCCATACAATTTTGTATTAACGATTGCGACTGATGTGGCTCCTTGTTCCTTTAAATAAGGGAAAAGTTCGTCAAGGCGCACCGTGCTTTTCAGCAAATCGGCTGATGTGCTTATATGCGGATAAACCATTGACAATAAACTCCCTCCTTAATTTGCAGTTGCACAAATTTCTTTTAGACGATCAATAACACGGTCAGCTTCTTGCCATGAATACGCAGTTGCCCCAGAAGCCAGCGGGTGACCTCCGCCACCAAATTCTTTAGCCAACTCGTTAATAACGGGCCCTTTCGAACGCAATCGAACTCGAATTTCACGGTCTTCTTCAATCAAAATAACCCACGCTTTTATATTTTTTACATTTCCAAGCGAACCAACCAATAAAGAAGTATCTGTTGCTGTAACATCAAATTCTGTTAAAATGTCTTTGGTGATTTTAACATACGCCGCACCATTTTCATCCATTTTGAAGTTCTGGTACATATATCCTTGCAAATGCAATAATTTACGATCCATTTCGTACATGCCGTTATGCAGCGCATTGCGATCAAAATCGTATTTGATCAACTCACCGGCAACTGAAAAAGTTTTTTGTGTGGTACTTGGAAATAAGAATCGTCCAGTGTCACCAATAATTCCTGCATACAATAAACGAGCTGCTTTTGCTGACATGTTCCAGTCTTCATGTTCACGACCATATGTATAAAGGTCATAAACCAATTCAGATGCTGAACTAGCCGTTGTATCCACAGACACGATGTCTCCATAGGCATCGTCATTTGGATGGTGATCAATTTTGATGAGTTTGTCGCCTGTCTTATAGCGTTGGTCATCCACACGTTCTGTATTGGCAGTATCTGTGACAATTACTAAAGCCCCTTCGAAATCTTGATCTTCGACAGTGTCAGGAAAATCTAAAAAATCCATCGTGTAATCGTGTGTACCGGCAGCTAAAATACGCTTGTCTGGGTAGTTTTGTTCCAGCAAGTACTTTAAACCAAGTTGTGAACCATACGCATCCGGGTCGGGTCGCACATGACGATGAATAATAATGGTGCTGTATTGCTTAATTGTGTCGATGATTTGACTGTTCATTTCCGAGTTCCTCCATTTATAAGGAAATCCATTCGCAATTTTACTCAGTTCTCAGTACAATGATAATGAGTTTTGGAATTCAGGAGGTCCTTATGTTCATTTTTGTCGTTTTAATTATTGTATCATTTGTCATTTATTTTTATAACAAAACAAAGCAATTCCGCACACGCACCGTTTTGCCCATTCGAAAAAAATGGTATGCTGCACGTGCATCGATGGCGTTGGGAAGTTTTGTCGCCTTTTTTGGTGTCAATCAACTATTCGTTTTTCAAACCGTGATTACGTACATCATTTCAACTATTTTCATTGTTCTTGGTCTAGCTTTGGTTTATTACAACTACAAAGCGGCGCGTCATTATCATGTATTTCTGGAAGAAGAAGCAGATTTGAATCCATAAGTGATTCCATTTGCCCGACAGACTAATTAGGCAGCAGGCACACTCGTTTACTGAGTGTGCCTGCTGCCTTTTAGAGGTCTTTTTGCTTTAACGATCTAGTAATTGGAAAGTCAACATGGCTTTTCCGACGATTTCGTTTTCCAAAGATACTTCAACTTCAACTTTGGCAGATTTTCGACTAATGTCCAAAATGGTTGGTTTGACGTACACCAGCACATCCAACTGAACCGGCTTCAAAAAATAAATGGTTAAGTTTTCTAATACACTATCTTTTCGGTTTTTCGTTTTTAATATTGCCGATGCCGCTTCGGTTAAAATCATGGTATACGCACCATGAGAAATCGAACCATAAGCATTCGTCATTTGAGGTGTCACGCGAAACTCGAGCAATAGTTTGTCGCTAGTTTGTTGGTGAAGTTGACTTTTGATGATATCATCAATTGTTTCGCCTTGTTGTGGCTGGCGTTGAGCCGTTTGAATCGCTTTTAACACATCTTGCCTACTAATAACGCCTTTCAATTTGCCAGAGTCGTCCGCAACAGGCAGTAAATCAATGCCTTCCCAAATCATACGATGTCCTGCCGCCGCAACACTGGTCTGCATTGAGACGGTAATGGGATCTTTAGTCATGACTTTTTCTATTAATTCCGTAGGCGGATGCCCAATCACATCACGCGAAGTAATAATGCCGACCAATCGATTGGATTGGTCCACTACTGGGAAGCCACCATGTGTCGTTTCTTCATTTAATTCGTGATAACGACGAATGGGTTCCTTAAGATTTAAATGATCGGTTTCTTCTAGCGGAATTAAAATATCTTCAATTAACAAAATTTCCTTTTTAATTAATTGATCGTAAATGGCTCGATTAATCATTGTGGCAACCGTAAACGTATCGTAGCTAGTCGAAATAATCGGAAGCTCGAATTCATCCGCTAATTTTTTTACGCCATCCGATGCTTCAAATCCACCGGTCACAAGTACTGCCGCACCTGCACGAAGTGCATATTCATGTGCTTTATAACGATTCCCAACAATTAGTAAATTGCCTGCTTCTGTGTAACGCATCATATCTTCTAGCTGCATGGCCCCAATAACAAATTTGTTGAGGGATTTGTGCAGCCCAGCTCTACCACCCAGCACTTGCCCATCAACAATATTGACAATTTCAGCATAGGTCAATCGTTCAATATTTTCTTTCTTTTTACGTTCAATACGAATTGTCCCCACACGTTCAATGGTCGACACCAATCGGTTTGTTTCTGCTTCTTTAATCGCGCGGTAAGCCGTTCCCTCACTGACCTGCAAATCCTTCGCAATACGCCGTACCGAGATTTTCTCCCCCACAGCTAAAGTCTCAATATGATCCAGTATTTGTTCATGCTTAGTCGCCATGATTTCACCCATTCTTTCTACGTTCCTTTACCTTACAGTGTAGCATAAGTACACGAAAAGTGGAGACGGGCGCTTTGGTCCGACAGGCATAAGACGCGGTGGCCGAGCGGCATTTCTTCAGCCGCACTGACACTGTGGCTTATGTCCCGAGGAGCAGCCCGGCGCAACTAGACAAATCGAAAAGTGGAGACGGGCGTTTTGGTTCGACAGGCATAAGACGCAGTGGCCGAGCGGCATTTCTTCAGCCGCACTGACACTGTGGCTTATGTCCCGAGGAGCAGCCCGGCGCAACTAGACAAATCGAAAAGTGGAGACGGGCGTTTTGGTCCGACAGGCATAAACGGCATAAAACAACCCGAAAAGTTTTTACTCTTCGGGTTGTTTTATGTGCTACAGTTTAATGCTTTCGCCTGACTGTAAAATGTTTACTTGTGCATCTTTTACTAACGACTTAAAGTACTCAGGATCTTGCTTAATGGGCGGGAATGTATTGTAATGGATCGGAACAACCACTTTCGGTTGTAATAATTCGACCGCATAAGCTGCATCTTCTGGCCCCATTGTAAAATGATCGCCAATTGGTACAAACGCCACATCAATATCATTTCGCTCACCTAACATCTTCATGTCACCAAACACTTCTGTATCACCTGCATGGTAAATTGTTTTGCCTTCTGCTGTAAATAAAATTCCAGCTGGCATGCCACCATAAACGACTTCACCTTCTGCTGTTGTGAAAGAAGAACTGTGAAATGCTTTTGTGAACTTTACCACACCAAACTCGAATTCGTGTGCGCCGCCTAACCCCATACCTACTGCGTTTACACCGAGACTGTCTAAATAATTAGCTAGTTCAAATACAGCTATAACTTGCGCATTACTTTTTTTCGCTAGTTCGACGGTATCGCCAACATGGTCGTTATGGGCATGTGTTAAGAGGATCACATCTGGCCTTTCTTTTTCGACCGTTAAATCAGTGAACTCATTGCCGTTAATAAATGGATCAATTAAAATAGTATATTCACCTGTTTTGATTTTCACAATAGAATGACCATGATATGAGACGTGCATAAAATCCCTCCAATTGATGTTTGAATATAGTGAATTCAAGTCATATAGCTGATTTATACCCTGTTTTTTGATATGCTACACATATAGAGGAGGAATACATATGATAAAAATTAACCAACTACAAGATTACCTGAAACAACATTCAATTGATGCGGCATTTATTACAGATCCCTACAACGTTTTTTACGTTAGTGGTTTCAAAAGTAATCCACATGAACGTCTACTAGGTGTCATGATATTCGCAGAAGCTGAACCCTTTTTAATTTGTCCTAAAATGGAAATTCCAGATGCAAAGAATGCTGGGTGGACAGGCGAAATCGTCGGTCACGAAGACACACAAAATTCCATGGAAATTTTATATAAAACAGCAAAATCGCGTGGCATTGAATTAAAAACAATGGCAATTGAAAAAGCGCATATGACAGTAGATCGCTCCGAAGCGATTCTCTCATTCTTTGAGCCGCGTACAATTGTACAACTAGACGATCAGTTAAATGCTATGCGTGTAATAAAAGATGACGCAGAACTTCGAATATTACGTGAAGCAGCGGCATTAGCTGATTACGCGATTGAAGTAGCTGCAAAAACAATTAAAGAAGGCATTACTGAAATTGAAGTCATGACAGAAATTGAATTAGCGTTAAAAAAACGTGGCGTTACGCATATGTCGTTCGATACAACTGTATTGGCTGGAGACAAAGCGGCTTCACCACACGGTAAAACTGGCGATCGTAAATTGAAAAATGGCGACTTGGTATTGTTTGACCTTGGCGTTGTTCATAAAGGCTATTGCTCAGATATTACCCGTACATTAGCGCTTGGAGAACCTAGTGAAGAGCAAAAGGCTGTATATGATATTGTCTATCGTTCTGAAACAGCTGCTCTTGAAGCGGTCAAACCTGGCGTTACAGCTGCTGAACTTGATCAAATTTCACGTAAAGTAATTACAGATGCAGGATACGGTGAGTATTTCACACACCGTTTAGGACATGGTTTAGGCATCGATGTTCATGAATTCCCTTCTATTCATGGAGAGAATTCGATAAAAATGGAAAAAGGAATGGTCTTTACATTAGAGCCTGGTATTTATATTCCTGGTAAAATCGGCGTTCGTATTGAAGATGACGTCGCTGTAACTGCAGATGGTTACGAAGTACTGACAAAATTCCCGAAAGAACTTCAAATTATCCATAATTAATAGACACAGCGACACCAGAAAAATTCTGATGTCGCTTTTCATTTACCGTAAATTGAACGATTGGTTTAAACCATCACTTTACTGCTAGCTATTTATTTCTATTCATCTAATTACCATGTCAAAAGACGCCTTTAATTAGACAAAAAATTCACGAAATTACATCCAATTTAGCAGGAACTTAGATAGTTTTAGCGAATGTTTACAAAGAGAGATAAAGGAGGAATGTAGGATGACATTAAAATACAGTCAAATTCTTGTAGCAGTCGATGGTTCGAAAGAAGCTGAGTGGGCATTTAAAAAATCAGTTGGTATTGCTGGACGGAATAACGCTACATTAAATTTGGTAAACGTAATCGATACCCGTTCGTTCGCTGCAATTGAAGCGTACGATCGCTCGATTGCTGACCGTGCTCAAAAGTTTGCTGAAGATTTATTAGAAGAGTATAAAAAAGAAGCGTTAGCCGGTGGTGTTGAAAAAGTGAACATTGTTGTCGATTATGGTTCTCCTAAAACAATGATTTCAAGAGATTTGGCACAAAAAGTTGAAGCGGATTTAATTATCTGTGGTGCTACCGGATTAAATGCGGTTGAACGTTTCCTAATCGGTAGCGTTTCAGAACACATTGTTCGTTCAGCAAAATGTGATGTATTGGTTGTACGTACTGAAGAAGCTCAAGACGATGCACCAACAGGTTAATACGTAAAACGAAAAAATCCTTTCACTCATGTGAAAGGATTTTTTCGTTTTATTAAGATTTCACTTTGATAATAATTTTTCCGCGAGCATGATGAGTTTCGCTAAGTTCGTGTGCATCTTTTAACCCTTGCTCACTAAACTCAAACACGTGACCAATCGCAGGTTTAAATTCTCCTGATACAAACAAATTAGCCAGCTGATGTAATTGCTCACCGCTCGGCTCTAACCAAAAGCTGCTTGCTTTTACTTCGTGCTCTTGCGCTTTCTCTGCAGAAGGCTGACCTGCAATCGAAATCAGTTTCCCGCCTTTTTTCAAGACTTTGAAACTTTTATCTAGTACTTCTCCACCCATTGTGTCTAATACTGCATCAAAGTTTTCCAGTAACTCACTAAAATCTTCTTCACTGTAATTAATGACACGGTTTGCACCTAGTGATTTGACCAGTTCATCGTTTTTGTCACTTGCAGTCGTCGCTACATACGCTCCGATGCTGTTAGCAATTTGAATGGCCATACTTCCCACTCCACCGGCTCCCGCATGAATCAATACTTTATCTCCTTTTTTAACTTCGGCAAAGTCGACAAGGCATTGATAAGCAGTTAGCCCAGCTAATGGAATTGCCGCGCCTTCTTCAAAAGTCATGCTTTCTGGCATATGAGCTAATAGCTGTTCTTCTACTGGCACAAATTCTGCATAAGTCCCTTGACGTGTTGTCGCAGGTCTCGTAAAGACACGATCGCCTACTTTGAAATGCTTAACGTTTGTGCCAATTTCAGCAACCACACCCGCTGCATCCCAACCTAAAATAATCGGGAATTCCCAAGGTAACATTTCTTTTAAATAGCCTTCACGTAATTTCCAGTCAATTGGATTTATAGAAGTGGCATGAACTTCAACTAGCACCTGATTTTCGTTGATAGTTGGTTTTTCTACTTCTCTTTCTTTCAGTTGTTCTGTACCACCATAACTGTCGATAATAATTGCTCTCATGTCAAACATCCCCTTTCCTTATTCTATAAATATACCCTATTTCAGAAATAGTACACCTTCCGGAGACTTGCATTTATAGTCTTCTTTTCTGGTACATTATGTTATTATTAACACTGTTCGCTAAAAGAGGTTCGCAAACTCCCTCTCTAAAAAACTAAGGAGTGTTACAGATGAAAAAAGAAAAAGCAGTCGTCGTTTTCAGCGGTGGCCAAGACAGTACCACTTGCCTATTTTGGGCAATCAAGAATTTCAAAGAAGTAGCAACCGTCACTTTTGATTACGGCCAGCGTCATTCGGCTGAAATTGAGTGTGCCAGAAAAATCGCTGAAGAACTAGGTGTATCATTTAAGGTATTGGATATGACTTTGATCAATCAACTCTCAGCAAATGCGTTAACACGTGATGATATCGACGTGACCGCAGAAGATGGTGAATTGCCATCTACTTTTGTACCAGGCAGAAATCACTTATTTTTATCTTTTGCAGCAGTTTATGCAGACGCTATCGGTTGCCAACATTTAATTACTGGAGTAAGTCAAACCGACTTCAGCGGTTATCCCGATTGTCGTGATACGTTTATTCGTTCACTAAATGTCACATTAAATTTAGCAATGGACAAGCAGTTTATCATCCATACGCCGTTAATGTGGCTCGACAAAACCGAGGTTTGGGAACTTTCTGATACACTTGGTGCTTTTGAATTTATTCAAGACAAGACCTTAACTTGCTATAACGGCATCCCGAGCACTGGTTGTGGCGAATGTCCTGCCTGCAAATTGCGAAATGATGGACTTGCTCGCTATCAGGATAAAAAAATGGCTGGTGTTAGAGCATGATGCAGCAATTTTATCCGACAATTCCACACGATTTCCAATTTGAGCTCAATAAGGACTTTCATTTTTCAGCAGCGCATTTTATTCCAAGTGAAGAAGCAGGGAAATGCCAAGTCATGCACGGCCATACGTATCACCTCAACATTACAATCGCAGGTAACGAACTTGACGCCATTGGTTTTCTAATTGACTTTAAATTATTAAAAGAACTGATTCATAAAAATACGACCACAGTGTCTTGAACGATCATCCGGAATTTGCCACTAAATTTCCGACCACCGAGCTTCTTGCTAAGCAAGTGTGGCAGTCGATTCAAACGATGCTGCAAGCGACCAGCAACCGTCCCAACTGTCTGCAAGTTATCGTTCGTGAAACACCAACCAGTTATGTTGTATTCCGTCCGAAACAAGAGGACTTGTTATGAGAATTCCAGTGATGGAAATTTTCGGTCCAACCATTCAAGGTGAGGGCATGGTAATGGGACAAAAAACCATGTTTGTGCGCACAGCAGGATGCGATTATTCCTGTTCTTGGTGTGATTCTAAATTCACTTGGGATGGCACAGGCACAAGCGTCTCCAAACAACCTACTGAAATCGTTGAGGAACTCATCCAAACCGGTGGCAAGGCCTTTTCGCATGTCACCATATCCGGTGGCAATCCCGCTCTCCATAAAGGTATCGGTGAACTCGTTGATTTGTGCCATTTGCAAGGCTGGAAAGTGGCTGTAGAAACGCAGGCATCTCTTTGGCAAGAGTGGATGATAGAAATCGATGATATTACCTTGTCACCAAAACCACCTAGTTCTGGTATGAAAACAGATGTAACGAAACTAGATGTATTTATAGAAAAACTGCAAAATGCCAATGTCAGCCTGAAAGTTGTTATTTTTGACGAAATTGACTTTGCTTATGCAGAAAAACTTCACCAGCGTTACCCGGCAGTTCCATTTTTCTTACAAACAGGTAACGAAGACACTGCAACGACAGATGATTTGCAGTTAGTGACTACCTTACTTCATAGATACGAACAATTAATTGATTACCATATTCAGTCCCCTATTATGAATGATGCCAAAGTGTTGCCGCAATTGCATACTTTAGTATGGGGCAATAAACGCGGCGTTTAAACAGATAAACACGAAAAAACTCCGTCGACCTCAAAAGGTCGACGGAGTTTTTTTCGTGTTATGCTTTTTTAACAAATTCCGATTTTAGTTTCATCGGACCAAAACCATCGATCTTACAATCAATGTCGTGATCACCATCAACCAAACGGATACTTTTTACTTTTGTTCCAATTTTCAAAGTTGACGAACTGCCTTTGACTTTCAAGTCTTTAATGACTGTTACAGCATCCCCATCTTTTAATACCGTTCCGTTTGCATCTTTGACGATTTTTTCTTTTTCATCCTGTTCAGCTTCAATCGCTAAATTCCATTCATGTGCACATTCAGGACAGACAAACAGATTGCCGTCTTCATACGTATATTCAGAATTACAATTAGGACAATTCGGTAATGTAGTCATTTTCTCCTCCAGCTGATCTTTTAGTCAGTTAATCAGTAATACCAACAATCTTTTTACCAGTATACCAGAACTATCCACTCGTCCGTCTGAGTTATTTTACGACTAGTACGGGACAATGCACGTGATTGACAACTTTCTGACTGACACTGCCAAGTA is part of the Planococcus kocurii genome and encodes:
- a CDS encoding DHH family phosphoesterase, with the translated sequence MNSQIIDTIKQYSTIIIHRHVRPDPDAYGSQLGLKYLLEQNYPDKRILAAGTHDYTMDFLDFPDTVEDQDFEGALVIVTDTANTERVDDQRYKTGDKLIKIDHHPNDDAYGDIVSVDTTASSASELVYDLYTYGREHEDWNMSAKAARLLYAGIIGDTGRFLFPSTTQKTFSVAGELIKYDFDRNALHNGMYEMDRKLLHLQGYMYQNFKMDENGAAYVKITKDILTEFDVTATDTSLLVGSLGNVKNIKAWVILIEEDREIRVRLRSKGPVINELAKEFGGGGHPLASGATAYSWQEADRVIDRLKEICATAN
- a CDS encoding metal-dependent hydrolase, producing MHVSYHGHSIVKIKTGEYTILIDPFINGNEFTDLTVEKERPDVILLTHAHNDHVGDTVELAKKSNAQVIAVFELANYLDSLGVNAVGMGLGGAHEFEFGVVKFTKAFHSSSFTTAEGEVVYGGMPAGILFTAEGKTIYHAGDTEVFGDMKMLGERNDIDVAFVPIGDHFTMGPEDAAYAVELLQPKVVVPIHYNTFPPIKQDPEYFKSLVKDAQVNILQSGESIKL
- a CDS encoding DRTGG domain-containing protein, with the translated sequence MATKHEQILDHIETLAVGEKISVRRIAKDLQVSEGTAYRAIKEAETNRLVSTIERVGTIRIERKKKENIERLTYAEIVNIVDGQVLGGRAGLHKSLNKFVIGAMQLEDMMRYTEAGNLLIVGNRYKAHEYALRAGAAVLVTGGFEASDGVKKLADEFELPIISTSYDTFTVATMINRAIYDQLIKKEILLIEDILIPLEETDHLNLKEPIRRYHELNEETTHGGFPVVDQSNRLVGIITSRDVIGHPPTELIEKVMTKDPITVSMQTSVAAAGHRMIWEGIDLLPVADDSGKLKGVISRQDVLKAIQTAQRQPQQGETIDDIIKSQLHQQTSDKLLLEFRVTPQMTNAYGSISHGAYTMILTEAASAILKTKNRKDSVLENLTIYFLKPVQLDVLVYVKPTILDISRKSAKVEVEVSLENEIVGKAMLTFQLLDR
- the dnaE gene encoding DNA polymerase III subunit alpha — encoded protein: MVYPHISTSADLLKSTVRLDELFPYLKEQGATSVAIVNTKLYGILPFWEECRRADIHGVIGLSVFIEYEEQHYPIILYAQTNKGYGNLLKISSALSTRDKEAIPEQWLKAYKEGLICVIPNKAEWLLADRSQVFQFVKDLFGVCAFGSLERPGGVKSQYESTFIELCDTIQLPIIATHESRYLREQDAFAYEVASAIGQGLKMNDPQRHEPEHTSAYIPSPKELESWFVDHPEWLLRTTELMASCHVTIPMNQQLLPVFPVDEKVDKATFIAELCKLGLAERKVGFSEIYQQRLDYELSVIAKMGFIDYFLIVADFMKYARDQDILTGPGRGSSASSLVAYSLKITDVDPIEHGLLFERFLNPERVTLPDIDIDFADHRRHEVVDYVAKKYGAIRTAQIITFGTLSAKAVARDTARVFGFEAEELEAISKMIPNRPGTTLRSALKESTAFNDWIIEKEERKSWFKTALKLEGLPRHASTHAAGVILSPTPLVDHVPIEKGHEGIYLTQWPMQELEAIGLLKMDFLGLRNLTILEQIRNLVYWDTKKRIDYRSLPLEDAKTYQLLAKGDTTGIFQLESDGMRRALQQIKPTAFGDIVAVNALFRPGPMEFIPLYARRKHGQESVKYVHPILEPILSETYGVIVYQEQIMHIAAKMAGFSLGQADLLRRAVSKKKREILDEQRAHFVRGAKAKNFTEAEAAEVYDLIVRFADYGFPKSHAVAYSIISYQLSYMKTHYPVYFYTGMLTNSAGNVDKTKQLMQEIKEKNIPLLSPSIQKSRHSFSVEAGEIRIGLNVVKGVPGTTIKALLAARESGPFSSLFNIAERISALHFNRKSFEPLIKAGALDEFGYDRGVLLASLDSAIKHAELVKPTEDPGLFDDMGSSFMKPKYTKATDMPETLKLDYEKEVLGFYLSKHPIEREKENRQKTYQDLKSLKNKRDRESVTVLGMVEDVKRIRTKKGDAMAFVTLMDDTGPASVTLFPVEYAKYTPLLELHAVLEIQGIVENRNQKTAIICKTIET
- a CDS encoding NADP-dependent oxidoreductase, whose amino-acid sequence is MRAIIIDSYGGTEQLKEREVEKPTINENQVLVEVHATSINPIDWKLREGYLKEMLPWEFPIILGWDAAGVVAEIGTNVKHFKVGDRVFTRPATTRQGTYAEFVPVEEQLLAHMPESMTFEEGAAIPLAGLTAYQCLVDFAEVKKGDKVLIHAGAGGVGSMAIQIANSIGAYVATTASDKNDELVKSLGANRVINYSEEDFSELLENFDAVLDTMGGEVLDKSFKVLKKGGKLISIAGQPSAEKAQEHEVKASSFWLEPSGEQLHQLANLFVSGEFKPAIGHVFEFSEQGLKDAHELSETHHARGKIIIKVKS
- a CDS encoding universal stress protein; translated protein: MTLKYSQILVAVDGSKEAEWAFKKSVGIAGRNNATLNLVNVIDTRSFAAIEAYDRSIADRAQKFAEDLLEEYKKEALAGGVEKVNIVVDYGSPKTMISRDLAQKVEADLIICGATGLNAVERFLIGSVSEHIVRSAKCDVLVVRTEEAQDDAPTG
- a CDS encoding YtpI family protein, with protein sequence MFIFVVLIIVSFVIYFYNKTKQFRTRTVLPIRKKWYAARASMALGSFVAFFGVNQLFVFQTVITYIISTIFIVLGLALVYYNYKAARHYHVFLEEEADLNP
- a CDS encoding M24 family metallopeptidase, whose translation is MIKINQLQDYLKQHSIDAAFITDPYNVFYVSGFKSNPHERLLGVMIFAEAEPFLICPKMEIPDAKNAGWTGEIVGHEDTQNSMEILYKTAKSRGIELKTMAIEKAHMTVDRSEAILSFFEPRTIVQLDDQLNAMRVIKDDAELRILREAAALADYAIEVAAKTIKEGITEIEVMTEIELALKKRGVTHMSFDTTVLAGDKAASPHGKTGDRKLKNGDLVLFDLGVVHKGYCSDITRTLALGEPSEEQKAVYDIVYRSETAALEAVKPGVTAAELDQISRKVITDAGYGEYFTHRLGHGLGIDVHEFPSIHGENSIKMEKGMVFTLEPGIYIPGKIGVRIEDDVAVTADGYEVLTKFPKELQIIHN